Proteins encoded together in one Bacteroidales bacterium window:
- a CDS encoding T9SS type A sorting domain-containing protein has translation MKSIHYGSIVMMLCFMIFLSPSSLHSQEILIGVGSSRQLQKSEAQKVSGYPDTLSLPFIDDFARGVGYPFDNLWEDNYAYVNYQYPVNPPSIGVVTMDALDGEGMLYPNANSAGFEADKLTSKPLDLDLEPSDSVYLSFYYQPGGRGDTSGGEFQDSLILQYYSPDSARWQNMWSTSYSREDTLYLRNYAAGSFEKIYTGPLGHRKFYQAMVPVKKEKHLKKGFRFRFRNYASLSEPDEVPSRAGNIDHWHLDFIRLDKHRTHRDTIINDIAFVKPLESLLINYESVPWRHWPEAKDYEMSNRITITYRNLGNKVWKISREFEIIDRMWDNETETFTGGSGDDIPPFTKETYPRNPDYIFPYNGRDSALFEIKSYLVTDTLSERAPYRWNDTIRYFQKFYNYYAYDDGTAENGYGIPGEGSENARVAMKFRTYTPDTLQAIQIYFNQTLDNASRNSFKLMIWENDNGKPGEVIYEQEGLKPVYEDSVNQFHNYVLKEKPFLEAGHFFIGYQKFNTDMLNVGFDVNNVNNDKMFYNIAGTWNPSGLRGTLMMRPVFGDHMEYIETSADEEPQPSSPEKTFNMYPNPARNQLNIDLEGNNYSDFTYSVFDIQGRAVIKEKKLKRTVHLEDLPPGMYLLKLRNRQNHSVEVKKFLISR, from the coding sequence ATGAAATCGATTCATTACGGTAGCATTGTTATGATGCTATGCTTTATGATCTTTTTATCTCCCTCTTCATTGCATTCACAGGAGATTTTGATAGGGGTGGGTTCCTCCCGGCAATTACAGAAATCGGAAGCACAAAAAGTTTCCGGCTATCCGGATACCCTTTCCCTTCCCTTTATTGATGATTTTGCCCGGGGTGTCGGCTATCCTTTTGATAATCTGTGGGAAGATAATTATGCATATGTGAATTATCAATATCCGGTAAATCCTCCTTCTATAGGGGTGGTTACAATGGATGCCCTGGACGGTGAGGGCATGCTGTATCCCAATGCAAACAGTGCGGGTTTTGAAGCGGATAAATTGACCTCCAAACCCCTCGATCTTGACTTGGAGCCTTCTGATTCGGTTTATTTAAGTTTTTACTACCAGCCCGGAGGCAGAGGCGATACTTCAGGTGGTGAGTTTCAGGATTCTCTTATTTTACAGTATTATTCACCGGATTCTGCCCGTTGGCAAAACATGTGGAGCACTTCATACAGCAGGGAAGATACCTTGTACCTGCGGAATTATGCTGCCGGCTCTTTTGAAAAGATATATACAGGACCGCTTGGCCACAGAAAATTTTATCAGGCAATGGTACCGGTTAAAAAGGAGAAGCATCTGAAGAAAGGTTTTCGCTTCAGATTCCGAAATTATGCCAGCCTGTCAGAACCCGATGAAGTTCCCAGTAGGGCCGGCAATATTGACCACTGGCACCTGGATTTTATACGGCTGGATAAACACCGTACCCATCGCGATACCATAATCAATGATATTGCTTTTGTTAAACCCCTCGAATCCCTGTTAATCAATTATGAATCTGTGCCCTGGAGACATTGGCCGGAAGCGAAAGACTATGAAATGAGTAACCGCATCACCATTACTTACAGGAATCTGGGAAATAAGGTATGGAAGATTTCCCGTGAATTTGAAATTATTGACAGAATGTGGGATAACGAAACAGAGACCTTTACCGGAGGATCAGGGGATGACATTCCCCCTTTTACCAAAGAAACCTATCCGCGGAATCCCGATTATATTTTTCCCTATAACGGCCGTGATTCAGCCCTCTTTGAGATTAAAAGCTATCTGGTTACCGATACCCTCAGCGAAAGGGCGCCTTATCGGTGGAATGATACCATTCGTTATTTTCAGAAATTTTACAATTATTATGCTTATGACGATGGTACGGCGGAGAATGGATACGGGATCCCGGGTGAGGGTTCTGAGAATGCCCGGGTGGCCATGAAATTCAGAACATATACACCTGATACATTACAGGCCATTCAGATATATTTCAATCAAACCCTCGATAATGCCAGCAGAAATAGTTTTAAACTTATGATATGGGAAAACGACAACGGGAAGCCCGGGGAGGTGATCTATGAACAGGAAGGGCTTAAGCCTGTATATGAAGACAGCGTGAATCAGTTTCATAATTATGTATTGAAAGAAAAACCCTTTCTGGAAGCAGGCCATTTTTTTATCGGCTATCAGAAGTTTAACACGGACATGCTGAACGTGGGCTTTGATGTGAACAATGTCAACAATGATAAAATGTTTTACAACATAGCCGGTACCTGGAATCCTTCCGGGTTAAGGGGCACCCTCATGATGAGACCCGTTTTTGGTGATCATATGGAATATATTGAAACTTCCGCGGATGAGGAACCCCAGCCTTCTTCACCCGAAAAAACATTCAATATGTACCCCAATCCCGCACGTAACCAGTTAAATATCGATCTGGAAGGGAATAATTACAGCGATTTCACCTACTCCGTATTTGATATTCAGGGACGTGCCGTTATAAAAGAGAAAAAATTAAAGCGAACCGTTCATTTAGAGGATCTTCCGCCCGGTATGTACCTTTTAAAGCTGAGAAACCGGCAAAACCATTCCGTTGAAGTTAAAAAGTTTTTGATAAGCCGTTAG